A genomic segment from Microcella flavibacter encodes:
- a CDS encoding aminopeptidase P family protein, translated as MADTTDADLTSADTTGAAAPTTETDAPAVTDAKDAPRATANRSTTPGSDAFKTYISQGWAERPSRGGAARPQAALAAERRAALSALFPDARLVIPAGPAKQRSNDTDYPYRAHSAFAHLTGWGSDTVPGSVLVMTPGAAGGHDAVLFFREAAGRDSDEFYANPEIGEFWTGARPSADEVAADLAILTRGLGELDAALDAAGETETVLVREADPALTARIDAQRLSVATPEGADLPATAVVDTARDAQLARDASELRLVKDSWELEQMRLAVEATAQGFDDVVADLAAIVEHPRGERLVEGTFNRRARAEGNTVGYDTIAASGPHACILHWTRNDGPVLPGDLILIDAGVELDSYYTADITRTLPVSGTFTEVQRRVYEAVREAADAAFAIVRPGIRFREIHAAAMEVIAARTAEWGLLPVSAEESLKPEAGYHRRYMVHGTSHHLGIDVHDCAQARRDLYIDGVLEEGMVFTIEPGLYFQPDDLTVPEEYRGIGVRIEDDIVVTTDGAENLSAGIPRTADEVEAWIARGRG; from the coding sequence ATGGCTGACACGACCGATGCAGATCTGACGAGCGCCGACACGACCGGCGCCGCCGCCCCCACCACCGAGACGGACGCCCCCGCGGTGACCGACGCGAAGGACGCCCCCCGCGCGACGGCGAACCGCTCGACGACCCCCGGCTCGGACGCCTTCAAGACCTACATCTCGCAGGGCTGGGCCGAGCGCCCCTCCCGCGGCGGCGCCGCCCGCCCGCAGGCCGCCCTCGCCGCCGAGCGCCGCGCCGCCCTCTCGGCCCTGTTCCCGGATGCTCGGCTCGTGATCCCCGCCGGCCCCGCCAAGCAGCGCTCCAACGACACCGACTACCCGTACCGCGCGCACTCCGCCTTCGCCCACCTCACCGGCTGGGGCAGCGACACCGTGCCCGGCAGCGTGCTCGTCATGACCCCCGGCGCCGCGGGCGGGCACGACGCCGTGCTGTTCTTCCGCGAGGCCGCCGGCCGCGACTCGGACGAGTTCTACGCGAACCCCGAGATCGGCGAGTTCTGGACGGGCGCGCGCCCCTCGGCCGACGAGGTCGCTGCCGACCTCGCGATCCTGACGCGGGGCCTCGGCGAGCTGGATGCCGCACTCGACGCCGCGGGCGAGACCGAGACGGTGCTCGTGCGCGAGGCCGACCCCGCGCTCACCGCCCGCATCGACGCCCAGCGGCTCAGCGTCGCCACCCCGGAGGGCGCCGACCTGCCCGCGACCGCCGTGGTCGACACCGCGCGCGACGCCCAGCTCGCGCGCGACGCGAGCGAGCTGCGACTCGTCAAGGACTCCTGGGAGCTCGAGCAGATGCGCCTCGCCGTCGAGGCGACCGCGCAGGGCTTCGACGACGTCGTCGCCGACCTCGCCGCGATCGTCGAGCACCCCCGCGGCGAGCGCCTCGTCGAGGGCACCTTCAACCGCCGCGCCCGCGCTGAGGGCAACACCGTCGGCTACGACACGATCGCGGCGAGCGGCCCGCACGCCTGCATCCTGCACTGGACCCGCAACGACGGCCCCGTGCTGCCGGGCGACCTCATCCTCATCGACGCGGGCGTCGAGCTCGACAGCTACTACACCGCCGACATCACCCGCACGCTGCCGGTGAGCGGCACCTTCACCGAGGTGCAGCGCCGGGTGTACGAGGCCGTGCGCGAGGCGGCCGACGCGGCCTTCGCGATCGTGCGGCCGGGCATCCGGTTCCGCGAGATCCACGCCGCCGCCATGGAGGTCATCGCCGCCCGCACCGCCGAGTGGGGGCTGCTGCCGGTGAGCGCCGAGGAGAGCCTGAAGCCCGAGGCTGGCTACCACCGCCGGTACATGGTGCACGGCACCTCGCACCACCTCGGGATCGACGTGCACGACTGCGCGCAGGCCCGCCGCGATCTCTACATCGACGGCGTGCTGGAGGAGGGCATGGTCTTCACGATCGAGCCGGGCCTGTACTTCCAGCCCGACGACCTCACCGTGCCCGAGGAGTACCGGGGCATCGGCGTGCGCATCGAGGACGACATCGTCGTCACGACCGACGGCGCCGAGAACCTGTCGGCGGGCATCCCGCGCACGGCGGACGAGGTCGAGGCCTGGATCGCGCGAGGGCGCGGCTGA
- a CDS encoding LON peptidase substrate-binding domain-containing protein: protein MTEMPMFPLGSVLFPAMPTALRIFEERYIVMLSAVLQDDPSRFGIVLIERGSEVGGGEHRFPIGTIAEISQMEASEGFIGLIAQGGRRIEVVDWLPDDPYPRAEVREVPDLEWREELRPLFVEAEHLVRRTLAQASEFVEQQWGADIELADDPHDALWQLAGIAPLGPLDQVRLLRATDPEQLLRDLIELTTGAAEMLTVRWDDDDDFPRPEDFADAEPAADEEPADEEPAAEATVDDDEPAAPEADNRDDGTPGDPTPPR from the coding sequence ACCGAGATGCCGATGTTCCCGCTCGGATCCGTGCTGTTCCCGGCGATGCCGACCGCCCTGCGCATCTTCGAGGAGCGCTACATCGTCATGCTCTCGGCGGTGCTGCAGGACGACCCCTCCCGCTTCGGCATCGTGCTCATCGAGCGCGGCAGCGAGGTCGGCGGCGGCGAGCACCGGTTCCCCATCGGCACCATCGCCGAGATCAGCCAGATGGAGGCGAGCGAGGGCTTCATCGGCCTCATCGCCCAGGGCGGCAGGCGCATCGAGGTCGTCGACTGGCTGCCCGACGACCCCTACCCGCGCGCCGAGGTGCGCGAGGTGCCCGACCTCGAATGGCGCGAGGAGCTGCGACCGCTGTTCGTCGAGGCCGAGCATCTCGTGCGGCGCACGCTCGCCCAGGCGAGCGAGTTCGTCGAGCAGCAGTGGGGCGCCGACATCGAGCTCGCTGACGACCCCCACGACGCCCTCTGGCAGCTGGCGGGCATCGCCCCGCTCGGTCCGCTCGACCAGGTGAGGCTGCTGCGGGCGACCGACCCCGAGCAGCTGCTGCGCGACCTCATCGAGCTGACGACGGGCGCCGCCGAGATGCTCACCGTGCGCTGGGACGATGACGACGACTTCCCGCGGCCGGAGGACTTCGCCGACGCGGAGCCCGCCGCGGACGAGGAGCCCGCGGACGAGGAGCCCGCCGCCGAGGCGACCGTCGACGACGACGAGCCCGCGGCACCCGAGGCCGACAACCGCGACGACGGCACCCCCGGCGACCCGACCCCGCCGCGATAG
- a CDS encoding endonuclease/exonuclease/phosphatase family protein, with the protein MVIVRVLAAAVLVAIGLVLLVLAWPSLFDLAGAPIVAQVVALRGLTSVIAVLGALVFAIVAILWRGGRRFFASLAVMALAFTAVNAAVLASRGFGNDVSPSPVEGEITVLSWNTLGDAPGADGIARLVAEKQADIVVLPETSAETAESAAVQLRESGRPMWVYTVAFDQIAKARSTSVLVSAAIGEYEIDRTVGNTAVLPSVVLRPLGHDGPTVIGVHPVSPVPAELPRWREDLAWLDDRCQGERVIMAGDFNATVDHFTATPGGPALGACVDAAVVAGSGAVGTWPTSLPPILGAPINHVVTTPDIAVLDFDVITTRDDAGSDHRPVVARVVL; encoded by the coding sequence ATGGTTATCGTCCGAGTGCTCGCCGCCGCCGTGCTCGTGGCCATCGGTCTCGTGCTGCTGGTGCTGGCCTGGCCGAGCCTGTTCGACCTGGCCGGGGCGCCGATCGTGGCGCAGGTCGTGGCGCTGCGCGGCCTCACCTCGGTCATCGCGGTGCTCGGCGCGCTCGTCTTCGCCATCGTCGCCATCCTGTGGCGCGGCGGACGGCGGTTCTTCGCCTCGCTCGCCGTCATGGCGCTCGCGTTCACCGCCGTCAACGCCGCCGTGCTCGCGAGCCGCGGCTTCGGCAATGACGTGTCTCCCTCTCCGGTCGAGGGTGAGATCACTGTGCTCTCGTGGAACACGCTCGGGGACGCTCCCGGCGCCGACGGGATCGCCCGTCTGGTCGCAGAGAAGCAGGCCGACATCGTCGTCCTGCCCGAGACGAGCGCGGAGACTGCGGAGTCTGCGGCAGTCCAGCTGCGCGAGTCGGGCCGCCCCATGTGGGTGTACACGGTCGCCTTCGACCAGATCGCGAAAGCTCGCTCGACGAGCGTGCTGGTCTCGGCGGCGATCGGCGAGTACGAGATCGATCGCACGGTCGGGAACACTGCCGTGCTTCCGAGTGTCGTGCTCCGGCCACTCGGCCACGATGGACCGACGGTCATCGGCGTACATCCCGTCTCACCCGTCCCGGCTGAACTTCCCCGCTGGCGAGAGGATCTCGCGTGGCTGGATGACCGGTGCCAGGGCGAGCGGGTCATCATGGCAGGCGACTTCAATGCGACTGTCGACCACTTCACGGCGACGCCGGGGGGACCTGCTCTGGGGGCCTGCGTCGATGCCGCGGTCGTCGCCGGCAGCGGAGCGGTGGGGACATGGCCGACGTCGCTCCCGCCGATCCTCGGCGCGCCGATCAATCACGTTGTCACCACTCCTGACATCGCGGTGCTCGACTTTGATGTGATCACGACGCGCGATGACGCAGGCAGCGACCACCGGCCCGTGGTCGCGCGGGTCGTCCTCTAG